A segment of the Xenorhabdus bovienii SS-2004 genome:
GCAGGGATATGGGCGTTCTCTGAAATGGGTACTCAATCATACCCGCTGGGTACTGCTAACATTAATTGGCATCGTTGTGCTGAATGTTTGGCTCTATATCAACATCCCGAAAACCCTTTTTCCTCAGCAAGATACCGGACGGATTTTGGGATTCGTCATTGCCGATGAAAACAGTTCATTCCAGTCCATGCGCGACAAGATGAAACATTTTATGCAGGTCATTAATGCCGATCCAACGGTCGAAAATGTGGAGGGATTTACTGAGAGCAGCTCAGGATTTATGTTTATAGCACTAAAGCCACTAAAAGAGCGTACTGAAAGTATCGAAAAAGTGATCATCCGTTTAAAAGGGAAACTCTCGAATGAAGCGGGTGCCCAACTGTATTTGCTCCCCATTCAGGAACTCAAATTGGGTGGACGCGGCGGAGCGAAATCAATTTATCAGTTTGCGTTGTTGTCCGATGATCTTGGTGAACTGCGCAAATGGGAACCGATTATTCGAAAAGCATTGGCGAAATTGCCCCAATTGACTGATGTTAATTCGGATTATGAAAATAAAGGCTCAGAAATAGCCATTATCTATGATCGCGATCTGATGGCTCGTTTGGGCATTAGTGTCAATGAAGCCAATGCCTTGCTTAGCAATGCTTTCGGTCAGCAGTCTATTTCCACAATTTATCTGCCCCGAAATCAATACAAAGTGGTTATGGAAGTCGCACCTGAATATACACAAGATGCCAGCTCGTTGGAAAAAATGTTTGTAATCAATGCCAAGGGTGAACGTATTCCACTTTCCTATTTTGCCCGCTGGCAACCTGCGAATGCACCATCAGGTGTTTATCATCAGGGGCTGTCAGCCTCCTCGACTATCGCTTTCAATGTTGCAGAAAACTATACACTGTCGGATGCAATCAGTGCGATAGAACGAACAATGACAGAGTTGAGTGTCCCTTCCGCAGTACGCAGCTCTTTCGCAGGCATAGCCCAAGATTTTCAGAAAACTCAGAGCTCACAATTGTGGGTGATCCTCGCAGCTATCGTGACCGTTTATCTGGTTTTAGGGGTACTTTATGAGAGTTATATCCACCCTCTGACCATTCTTTCAACTCTGCCTTCTGCGGGTGTTGGCGCTTTACTTGCACTAGAGCTGTTCAACACACCATTTAGTCTGATCGCCATGGTTGGGATCATGCTGCTAATTGGCATTGTGAAGAAAAATGCCATCATTATGGTGGATTTTGCCCTTGAAGCGCAGAAAAGCGGAAAATTGAGTGCACAAGAAGCGATACTTCAGGCCAGTTTATTGCGCTTCAGGCCAATTATGATGACTACCCTTTCAGCATTATTCGGTGCCTTACCTTTAGTTCTGAATAGTGGTGATGGGGCTGAACTGCGTCAGCCTCTGGGTATTACCATTGTCGGGGGGCTAGTGATGAGCCAGCTTCTCACATTATATACCACGCCTGTTGTATATCTGTTTTTTGACCGACTGCGTAAAAAATGGCACCACCGCCGTACGATAAAATCTCAGGTGGTAAAATCATCATGAGACACATGATAAGAACAAGTGTCAGTGGTAAGCTATTTTTGGCTATTTTCGCGACCTGTATGCTGGTGCTGGTGACAATGCACTGGGGGATTCGCCTCAGCTTCCAGCATAGTTTCATTGGTTATATCAAGCAGAATAGCCAAATACGCGCCAATAAAATGGCAGAAGCACTGACAGAACAATACCAGAAATATGGTAATTGGGATTTCCTGCTTCAAAACGATCGGATGATCTTTCAACTCATTCGAGCCATTGAACAAAACAGTGATAGCCACCAAAACCCGTCATCCCGTGGCTGGCGCAGTCAATTCTGGGTAGTTGACAATAAAATGCTTCGTCTGGTCGGTCATTCGGGTAAGATCCCTACGGACACCTATCGGAAACCAGTGATTTATCAAAATAATATCGTCGGATGGGTCATTGTCAGCACATCAGACAAAATCACTCGTCAAGCGGATATCAGTTTTGACCACCAGCAGCAATTAACCAGTTGGATTATCGCTGGTTTTTCAACCTTGCTGGCGCTGATTGCCACTTTTCTCCTGTCCCGTGGTTTTCTAAAGCCCGTTAAACGGTTGGTAGAAGGAACACATAAACTTGCTGCGGGTGATTTCAGTGTTCGGGTGAAGCCATCCAGTACAGATGAGATTGGTCAATTAGCATCAGACTTTAATCGGCTTGCCAGTACACTGGAAAAAAATGAACAAATGCGCCGTGATTATATGGTGGATATTTCTCATGAACTGCGTACTCCGCTTTCTGTGCTGCGTGGTGAACTGGAAGCTTTGCAGGATGGCGTTCGCCAATCAACGCCAGAGACAATCCACTCATTACTGACGGAAATCACCACACTGACAAAGCTGGTGGATGATTTGCACTTATTATCCCTTTGTGATCGTGGTTCGTTAGCCTACCGACAGGAACTGACCAATGCCAACGATCTGCTGCAAATCACCTTAGCCTCTTATCGTGGACGTTTTGCTGACAAGCAGATCACACTGGAACTGAACTTGACGGAAAACGCAATTTTGTTCGCAGACCCAGGTCGGCTAACACAGTTATTCCAAAACTTGCTGGAAAATAGCCTGCGCTATACCGCTGCTCCCGGAAACATCATCATTCGGACACATCTCACTCCCCAAAAGTGGATCCTGGATTGGCAGGATAGCGCACCCGGACTGACTGTCGAACAGTGCCAACAGATTTTTAAACGTTTTTACCGCTGTGAGTCTTCCCGTAATCGCGCCAGTGGTGGTTCAGGTTTGGGGCTGGCTATCTGTTACAATATCGTCGAAGCACACGATGGCATTATTTATGCTGAAAGATCACCTTTAGGCGGTCTTAAAATTCACGTAGAATTACCGCTGGTTGAACTGCCTGAATATAAAGCACAATGAGTACACATTCTATACAATACACCATTTTAATCGTTGAAGACGAGCCAAAATTAGGGCAACTGCTCATTGATTATCTGCAAGCCGCAGATTATCAGACACAATGGCTGATACGTGGTGATGAAGTTATTGCCCATGTTCAGAAACGCCAACCTGATATTATCCTGCTTGATATCATGCTACCCGGCCTTGATGGGATATCGATTTGTCGCGAAATTCGCCGGTTTTCTGATGTTCCCATTGTGATGATGACCGCCAGAACAGAAGAAATTGACCGGCTACTAGGGTTGGAAATCGGTGCCGATGATTATATCTGCAAGCCTTATAGCCCAAGGGAAATGGTTGCCAGAGTGAAAACCATTTTGCGCCGTTGCTATCGTCCACAAGATATCATCAGCGAACATGGCTCCCTGACAATTGATGAAAATCATTTTCAAGCACGCTATCTTGATCGCGTTCTTGAGCTGACGCCTGTTGAATTTCGCTTACTGAAGATCATGTCCAGCCAGCCGGGGCGAGTATTCTCCCGCGATCAATTGTTAAATAACCTCTATGATGATCACCGCATTGTTAATGATCGTACTATCGACAGCCATATCAAGAACTTACGCAGAAAACTGGAACAATTAGATGAGGATAAGTCCTTCATTCGTTCCATCTATGGGTTAGGCTATCGTTGGGAAGCGGAGATATGCCGTTTGGTATAAATGTTCATCATCACACTCACTATATTGAAAGCGTGATGCCGCTTTAACACACTATCACAAGCGTAATACCCACTCTTTGATATGACTCCAATGAAAATTCATCCAACTGGAACCGTGATAGTCAACCTCATCTGTCGGCTCCCGAAAAGATACCCAAAATACCACTGTTAATTATTTCCAAACCGAAGTGACTTTTCATAACCCTTCCGGCGATAATCACAAAAGCCAAGTTTTTTCCTTTTCCATCGACTGTAAGCACAAATCTATTCCCACAATAAATTTGTGCCATAGATAGATTAAACGTTAAAATTCTTGTTCCCGTAGCCTTGCTTTTAATGACAAGGCCTGATTTGAACTCAGATCGAGAACGTTATTAATGATGTTTACTCCAGAATTACTGTCTCCTGCCGGCTCCTTGAAAAACATGCGCTATGCGTTTGCTTATGGTGCAGATGCTATCTATGCCGGGCAGCCCCGTTATAGTCTGCGTGTCCGCAATAACGAATTTAATCATGAAACTCTGGCTCAGGGGATTAAGGAAGCGCACGAGTTAGGCAAACGTTTTTATGTGGTCGTCAATATTGCTCCCCACAATGCAAAGCTGAAAACGTTCATCCGCGATTTGAAACCTGTCGTTGAAATGGAGCCTGATGCGTTGATTATGTCCGATCCTGGCTTAATTATGATGGTACGTGAAGCATTTCCTGAGATAGATATCCATCTTTCAGTTCAGGCCAATGCCGTTAACTGGGCCACGGTTAAGTTCTGGAAACAGATGGGACTGACACGCGTTATTCTCTCCCGTGAGCTTTCGCTGGAAGAAATTACTGAAATTCGTCAGCAAGTTCCTGATATGGAGCTTGAAGTTTTTGTTCATGGTGCACTTTGTATGGCTTATTCTGGTCGCTGTCTGTTATCAGGCTATATCAACAAACGTGATCCAAATCAGGGTACATGCACCAATGCCTGCCGCTGGGAATACAATGTGCAGGAAGGCAAGGAAGATAATGTCGGTAATATCGTTCATATGCATGATCCTATTCCGGTCAAAAAAATGGAGCCGACACTTGGGCAGGGAACGCCGACAGACAAAGTTTTCATGATTGAAGAAGCTAAACGCCCAGGCGAATATATGAGTGCTTTTGAAGATGAGCATGGCACTTATATCATGAATTCGAAAGATCTTCGTGCGATTGAGCATGTCGAAAAATTGGCCAGTATAGGGGTTCATTCACTGAAAATCGAAGGACGCACTAAATCCTTCTATTATTGTGCCCGTACTGCACAAATGTATCGCCGTGCTATTGATGATGCCGCTGCTGGCAAGCCTTTTGACTCCACTCTGATGACCACACTGGAAGGTCTGGCACACCGTGGTTACACAGAAGGGTTCCTGCGGCGCCATACTCATGACGCGTACCAGACTTATGAATACGGCTATTCAATGTCAGATACCCAGCAATTTGTCGGCGAATTCACTGGCAATCGTGTAAATGGTCTGGCTGAAGTTACCGTAAAAAATAAATTTCTGGTCGGAGATCAACTGGAACTGATGACACCATCAGGTAATATCAACTTTACGCTGGAATCTATGGCAAATAAAAAAGGCCAGGCAATTGAAGTAGCACCCGGAGATGGTCATATCGTCTATCTGCCCATTCCTGAAGAAATTATTTTGAACTATACGCTGCTTATCCGAAATTTAAAGGGAACCAATACCAGAACACCACAACCAAAGGAAATACAAGAAAAATAACCGAAAATAAATTTTTAAAGAAATTGTTCTGTTTTTTTAGAAATAGATCACATCAATGCTATTTTATTTCTCGTATTATCGAGCTTGAAAAATGAAGAACTAAAAAAGTTTTACTGTAAGACTAGGAACCACCTCCTTGGCTGGCTCAATCTCCCTTGAGCTGGCCTTTTCTTTTTATTCGGAAATAAATAAAATTCAATAAATTCAAATAGTTAAAATTAATCCCATAATAAAAATATGTTGTTTTAATTAATACTTTCTGTTTCTTCATTACAAATACCCTAACAAATAATTAATAACTCTATTTATTATAAATAAAAAAATCATCTTATGATAAATATCATTAATAATCCTTCAGTTTAGTGAAGGAAATTTTAGGAAAACTCTTTTCAAATTATTAGATTGAAGAACAATACTTATGTTTAATTTTCATCATGCCAAACCAAATGATGATTATTTAACTTAACTACCCTGCAAGATAGTTAAGTTTTAATAAGTACTGTTCTAACTGGTTCGTTATCAGCTTGCTAACTGTTATATGGGACGTGCGGGATTGATCAACTCTGGCGGTGCATCCTGAGCGACTCTGTCCGCACTGCCTTCATCAACAAACGAGCGGTGGTATGGGGCTGATTCTTGGCCGTAAGGCGTTCAAAAAATCAATGAAAGAAGGAGTAGAATTAATCCACTCGGTTCAGGATGTTTACCTCAACAAGACAGTAACCATTGCCTAACCGCACTTCTTCAACTCGCCATTTTTCATGATGGGGATATAGTTATTCCCATTATTTAATCACCATATGGCTATGATGCCACTACTACCACCATTGATGAAAATGGTGCACTGGCCCTATTCCCTTTCCAACATCCAGTGTATCCGCCTGCGCCAGTGCATTCTGCAAATAAGTTTTCGCCGCTGGCAGTGTGTTTTTCCAATCAGGATAACGGGGACGTAATGCTGCAAGCGCTGCGGAGAGCGTACAACCTGTGCCATGAGTATGTCGCGTATTGATTCTGGGAGCAGTAAAACGCCACTCTCCTTCAACAGTAAACAGCCAATCTGGACTTTCTTCATTAACCAGATGTCCCCCCTTCAGTAAAACCGCCTGACATCCCATTGAAAACAGTTCACGCCCCTGCTGCAACATTTCACCTTCCGTTTCGGCAATGTTACATTTCAGTATGGCCGCCGCTTCTGGCAAATTTGGCGTAATTAGTGAGACGTTTGGCAAGAGTTGCTCTACCATCGTAGTTATTGCTTCTGGGGATAATAAGGGATCACCACTCTTAGCCACCATAACCGTATCCAACACGATATGGGGAACAGGGTAACGATTCAGAGCTTCTGCAACTACATTGACATTAGCAACATTGGATAACATACCTATCTTGATGCTATCCATTCTGACATCAGAAAGCACCGATTCAAGCTGCTCAGCGACAAAGCGGGGATCAATGTCATAAACTGATTGGACTCCCATTGTATTTTGAGCAACCAGAGCGGTTATTACTGTTGTGCCATAGGCTCCAAGTGCGGAGAAAGTTTTTAAATCAGCCTGAATGCCGGCACCACCGCTAGGATCGGTTCCTGCGATGGTCAATGAATTAATTCTCATGATGGTGACTCCTAGCACCAGCCAAAGAAAAGCCAGTATCAGAATAGGAGATACCATGACTTCCCTACGCTGGCATTATCCAGATCAGGTAATACGGGTACTTCTCAGCTCAATCAAGAACGCCCCGAGTCAAAATAAAAAATCACTCTATTAGTAACGCAATAGAGTGATTTTTGCAATCAGTTATCGTCAAGAAGCCAAACTAATGATAAATATATTTGGTCAGTAATCAAATACCAGCCAAAATAAGTTTGTTACTATAAAGCTGTGACGTTTGCAGCCGCAGGACCTTTAGGACCATTCTGAATTTCGAACTCAACTTGTTGGCCTTCAGACAATGTTTTAAACCCATCGTTCATAATTGCAGAAAAATGTACAAATACATCTTTGCTACCATCAGCTGGAGTAATAAAACCAAAACCTTTAGACTCGTTGAACCACTTCACAATACCAGTGATTTTTGCCATTTCAAAAATTTCCTTTGAATCGCTTTATTCGCCGATTGACATAAAAATAAACAAACCCATATTCGTCGCTGTTATTCATTAACAGAACCAATACTTCGTTTACCCATGTGTTTTATCACATACTCTTTATATAATCGCAAGCCATTTTTTTCAGGGGCTGAACCCAACGCACACATTTAAAACCCTTAACAACTGTTCCTGTTTTTAAATTACTAAAAAGTCCATAAATAACACAACAATATGAATTTATGTAAAAATAAAATTTTAACCCCAGGAAACCAATTTAAATAATCTAATACTTTATGCTGTTTTTCACACCTATTATGAAGCACACCAGAGATTTATAATTTCCAAAAAATATTTCAGATAACAATAAAAATTATGACTAACTTCATTTCAAGGCTGGTATATACAATATAATTATTTTAAACATAACTAAGTTATATTTTATTTATCCTTTATTAAATATTATTCAATCCTAATATGGAGCCATATTCATCCACTATTCTATTAGAGCAATATTTTATTTCATAAAGCTTACAGCGTGTGGATATCAGGCACTTTGGATAGTTTCAGAATCAGAATCAGAATGGGATTGGGATTGACATTAAATGTCACAGCAAATAATAATTATTATATCCCCCTCCTCTTGCCATTACCGATTTTTTATCGAATATAACAGGCTGTCATTTTAGTCAACTTATATTTCCGGGACCTACAATAGCAGGAATATGCTTTTTGGCTGGCTACGCTGGCAATGGTGATACAAGATAACTGAACGGAGAAGTTAGACTGAGTGGTACACATTATGTTACGCAAATTCTACTTCCTGTATCATTTCCCTGCTGAATATGATACTGGCTATAGGAAGTTTAATAAAACTAATCATAAGACCAGCCGGAAATAGATCCGGCTGGAAGAATACTGAACAAATTTACCGTTAGATAACTCGCACCTTTGCCTTTTTAGCCTTGGAAAACAAGTAGCCTCCCCATAACATGCCAATCCAGAACGGCATCAGGATAACTGAGATACGTATTTCCGGTGTCATCAGAATAATGACGAGAATGAATGCAAGGAATATTAAGCACAAATAGTTACCGAATGGATACCAAAATGCCTGAAACTTCGTCTTAATTCCTTCTGCATTTTTTGCAGTTCGGAATTTCAGATGTGCCAGACAGATCATGATCCAGTTAATGACCAACGTTGTCACTACCAACGCCATCAACAGTTCAAATGCTTTTCCGGGCATAATATAGTTAACCAGCACCCCTATAGATGTTGCCAATGCTGACAATCCTATTGATAAAACAGGTACACTGCGCTGATTAACTTTTGTCAGGATGCGAGGAGCATTACCCTGTTTTGCCAAACCATACAGCATCCGGCTGTTACAGTACACGCCACTGTTATAAACAGATAATGCCGCCGTTAATACAACCACATTCAGGATATTAGACACCCAAAAGTTATCCAAGTGATCGAAAATCAAAACAAATGGGCTGCCGCCTTCGACCACATTCATCCATGGGTAAAGCGAAAGCAGAATAGACAATGAACCAATATAAAACAGCAGGATTCGATAAACGACCTGATTAGTTGCCTTTGGAATATTTTTTTCAGGATCTTCAGCTTCTGCCGCAGTAATCCCGACCATTTCCAGCCCACCAAATGAAAACATGATCACAGCCATCGCCATAATCAGACCGGAAACCCCGTTTGGCATAAACCCGCCATACTGCCATAAATTGGTTACACTAGCCTGTGGCCCGCCAGTGCCGCTGATGAGCAAATAAGCCCCAAAGATAATCATGCCAATAATGGCAGTAACTTTGATGATAGAAAACCAGAATTCCGTTTCACCATATAACCGGACATTAATCAGGTTAATGGCATTAATCAGCACAAAGAATATTGCAGCGGAAATCCATGTTGGGATTTCCGGCCACCAATAATGAATATACATGCCGACTGCCGTCAATTCTGCCATTCCGACAAGAATGAACATTGCCCAGTAATTCCAGCCAGACAGAAAACCGGCAAAATTACCCCAGTATTTATAAGCAAAATGGCTAAACGAGCCAGCGACAGGCTCTTCGACAACCATTTCACCCAGTTGGCGCATAATTAGAAATGCAATAAAACCACCAATGGCATATCCGAGAAGTACCGAAGGCCCAGCCATTTTTATGGTTTGAGCAATCCCCAAAAACAATCCCGTTCCTACTGCACCACCGAGGGCAATAAGCTGAATATGCCTGTTCTTTAAACCACGCTTAAGCGTAGATTGTTCTGCTTGTTCTACCATCTAGTCCTCTTAATTATAATGCTTAGAACCCGTCTCATTAAGCTATTTTATTTGTCGTTTTGAACCTGAACAGGGCGAGAAATTCTCTCATTTCCCCTAATTTCTGCGCGATTTGTCGTGCTCAAACTACCTTAACAATTGTAGCTATTGGGTTAAGCTCTGATTTTAGCGCAACATTTAAACTAACCCCATTAAGCTATCTTATTTATCACTTTGAACCTAGACTGTGTTCATACGAAAGCAATAGTTTTTAAACGCGTTTTAGTACAACCCAAAGGGGAAGCTCCGCGAATCATCTTCACGTGCTACCCCTTAAGAAACTACGTTTATACTCCGGTTTCTACACACAGTCCGTGTTCGAACTGCCGTCAACAATTAACGCCTGCTGGGATAAGCTCTTAGTCCGCTAATTAGAATCAGATGAATATTAAAACATCATTTCCCAAGAATGAATACTGCAAACGTATGTTAGCACAGATAGTTGCAAGAGGATGATTGAGGTGAATATCAAAAAGGCAGGTATCGAGTAATTGAACAGATCCCCAACTCAAACCCTTCATTACCTTGATCACAATGGATATCCAATGCTAATAAATATAAAAACAGACACACTGTTATTAAACATAGCACTAAAAAAGTTTTTTTTATGTTCAATTGAGTCACCTTACAATAATTTCATTGTAGTTAGCTTTATAATAAAATATTATAGAGAGTTTTTATGTGGAAAAATTAAATTTCACGTTTGATTACTGAAAATACCTATGCTGATGGGTTTTGTCATCTTGAAAGGAAGTTGTGTATACTCCTTAAACCTTCAATCAATTTAAAATTGTAATGCCACAAGATAACCACTTAGCACTTGTATGCGCACTGAGTAAATGGATCGAAAACCACCTTGGACGAGTTATCCATCTTGAAGAGCTTGCTGCTTATTCTGGCTATTCGCTTTGGCACATGCAGAAAATATTCAAGGAAGTCACGGAAATTTCGCTTGGGAAGTACATACGCCAACGGCGGTTGGCCGGCGCTGTTCACCTGCTGAGAAACAGCTCCTTGTCTATTTTTGATATTGCCTTAGATTTCGGCTTCGGCTCTCAATCTCATTTCACCTATATGTTCCGTAAAGAATATGGCATTACACCTTACGATTTTCGTCAAAGTACAGATATAGAACTTGAGGTTAAGCTTCCATTGCATTTGACTTATAATTGCCAGTTATGAACTCTAGCACCATCAGCGGCCATTCGTTAAGGCCGCAGTTTCCTTCCCTCACGTCATGATACCTATTCCAGTGTTCTGAATAGCACAGCACTATCGTGCTATATTAATCATCATTTATATTTTTCGACTAATGCCAAAACAATCGCTTCCGTTTCCGCATCAGGAACACCACTGATATCTGATGGACGGAAGTGCATCTGAAACGCCTGAATGATTTTATGAGTATCTTCATCCAAATGACCTGTCTGAGGTATGGAGTAGCCATAAAGAGCCAACGCTTTCTGTATACCAATGACGGGAACAGGCATACTCGGCACCCTGTTGGCCAGATATTTATTAACCGTTATGAGATCCGGCCAAGCACCAATACCTTGTTGATAAAGTGCTTGCCACGGAAAAACAGGACCAGGGTCTTTTTTCCTGAGTGGCGCGATATCACTATGGCCAACAACATTCACAGCCTCAATTTGATACCTCTGAATAATATCTTTTACCAATCGGATTAATGCATCAATTTGTGATGGGTGGTATAAGCACCATTCTTTTTTGATAAAGTGCTGCTTAAAACCACAATTAACGATTTCAATCCCAATAGAATTACTATTTAAACTCTTATATCCCCTCCAGCCACTCGTCCCTGCATGCCAGGCCTTTTCATTTTCAGAAACCAACTGAAAAATAACGGGTTCTTTATTCTCATATTCTGGCCGCGATGGGATGAGATAATGGGCACTGACATTACCTCCGGTCAATATCTGTAAAGAATTTTGATCATTCAATGCCGTATAATGCAAAACAAGAAATCGGGCTGAATCGATACCTTGCTTAGTCGAATAAGAATACGAGTGATCAACGATATAATCATTTCTGACTTCCCGTTGAGGCTGATGACTACAACCAATCAACAACGTAATACATGCACCTAATCTTAATCTTCTTATCATTTTTGATGAGTGATTATGGAGGAAAAATAGAATCATCATGACTATATGTTACTCATAATGAATGTATACACTCACCTTT
Coding sequences within it:
- a CDS encoding N-acetylmuramoyl-L-alanine amidase, translated to MRRLRLGACITLLIGCSHQPQREVRNDYIVDHSYSYSTKQGIDSARFLVLHYTALNDQNSLQILTGGNVSAHYLIPSRPEYENKEPVIFQLVSENEKAWHAGTSGWRGYKSLNSNSIGIEIVNCGFKQHFIKKEWCLYHPSQIDALIRLVKDIIQRYQIEAVNVVGHSDIAPLRKKDPGPVFPWQALYQQGIGAWPDLITVNKYLANRVPSMPVPVIGIQKALALYGYSIPQTGHLDEDTHKIIQAFQMHFRPSDISGVPDAETEAIVLALVEKYK